In a genomic window of Pseudoalteromonas ulvae UL12:
- a CDS encoding class I SAM-dependent methyltransferase, with translation MSSAIYLEAGRDKALKRKHPWIFSKAIKKIKGKPGLGDTVDIYDANGNFLAVAAYSPHSQIRARVWSFEQNTSIDPAFFEQRIRRALDARQSVIKAGGLTGYRLVAAESDFLPGITIDKFDNYLVCQLLSAGAERHKGDIVMALRAIFPECHIYERSDVDVRKKEGLEPIVGVLHGDAPTEPVIIEENGLKIEVDIIGGHKTGFYLDQRDSRAALERFSEGNDVLNCFCYTGTFGLYALRGNCNSVINVDVSQPALDTARRNVEINQLDLTKAEFVKQDVFKLLRQYRDEGRLFDTVVMDPPKFADNKAQLTGACRGYKDINMIAMQILKPGGTLLTFSCSGLMDQNLFQKVVADAALDAGKDLMIIERLNQAADHPISGPYPEGFYLKGLVCKVY, from the coding sequence ATGTCTTCTGCTATTTACCTTGAAGCCGGTCGTGACAAAGCTCTAAAACGCAAACACCCTTGGATTTTTTCTAAAGCCATAAAAAAAATCAAAGGCAAACCTGGCCTAGGTGATACGGTTGATATTTACGATGCCAACGGTAATTTTCTGGCGGTTGCAGCCTATAGCCCTCATTCACAAATTCGCGCCCGTGTGTGGAGCTTTGAACAAAATACCAGTATTGATCCTGCGTTTTTCGAACAACGAATTCGTCGCGCACTCGATGCGCGTCAATCAGTGATTAAAGCCGGTGGCTTAACGGGTTATCGCCTAGTAGCTGCAGAGTCGGATTTTTTACCCGGCATTACCATCGATAAATTCGACAATTATTTAGTGTGTCAATTACTCAGTGCGGGCGCCGAACGCCATAAAGGCGACATCGTGATGGCATTGCGGGCTATTTTTCCTGAATGCCATATTTATGAGCGTTCTGACGTGGATGTGCGTAAAAAAGAAGGTCTAGAGCCTATCGTCGGTGTGTTACACGGTGATGCGCCGACTGAGCCTGTGATTATTGAAGAAAATGGCTTAAAAATCGAAGTCGACATTATTGGCGGTCACAAAACAGGGTTTTATCTTGATCAACGAGACAGTCGCGCTGCGCTGGAGCGCTTTTCTGAAGGGAATGATGTACTGAACTGTTTTTGTTACACCGGCACATTTGGTTTATATGCATTACGCGGCAACTGTAACAGCGTTATCAATGTGGACGTGTCTCAGCCTGCGCTCGATACAGCAAGACGCAATGTTGAAATTAATCAGCTTGATTTAACTAAGGCTGAATTTGTCAAACAAGATGTGTTTAAGTTATTGCGACAATACCGTGACGAAGGTCGTTTATTTGATACCGTGGTGATGGATCCGCCAAAATTCGCCGATAACAAAGCCCAGTTAACGGGCGCGTGTCGCGGTTACAAAGACATCAATATGATAGCGATGCAAATCTTAAAACCCGGTGGCACCTTATTGACCTTCTCATGTTCGGGCTTGATGGATCAAAACCTATTCCAAAAAGTGGTCGCTGATGCCGCTCTCGATGCAGGTAAAGACTTAATGATTATCGAACGCCTCAATCAAGCCGCCGATCACCCTATTTCTGGGCCTTACCCTGAAGGGTTTTACCTAAAAGGCTTAGTGTGTAAAGTGTACTAA
- a CDS encoding PilZ domain-containing protein — translation MLYEDKRNFFRMMVNAEVQLTLIDSEAGRQIDGVCRDLSATGMAIEIDEPLEMNVTLKVKVASSNNSVPSLDALCKVIRSTSLESGEYLLGVEIIEMN, via the coding sequence ATGTTGTATGAAGATAAACGCAATTTTTTTAGAATGATGGTCAATGCAGAAGTGCAGTTAACTTTAATTGACTCGGAAGCTGGGCGACAAATTGATGGTGTATGCCGAGATTTAAGTGCCACAGGTATGGCCATTGAAATTGATGAGCCACTTGAAATGAACGTGACATTAAAAGTGAAAGTCGCGTCGTCCAATAACAGTGTGCCCTCACTCGATGCACTGTGTAAAGTGATCCGCAGTACGTCGTTAGAATCTGGGGAATATTTACTGGGCGTTGAAATTATAGAGATGAATTAA
- a CDS encoding response regulator, which produces MTLSQQKAKILLVDDEYFNFEVLKHAMSERFELDYSNSGQSCLGQIVMEHPDLILLDICMPGLDGYDTCRMIKNTPETKDIPVLLLTGLEAERDKQAGFDAGCDDYIIKPYSLPLLIEKISHYVGR; this is translated from the coding sequence ATGACACTAAGCCAGCAAAAGGCAAAAATACTGTTGGTCGATGATGAATATTTTAACTTTGAAGTGCTCAAACATGCGATGTCTGAGCGTTTTGAGCTCGATTATTCAAATTCAGGCCAGTCGTGTTTAGGCCAAATTGTAATGGAGCATCCAGATTTGATTTTACTCGATATCTGTATGCCGGGTTTAGACGGTTATGATACTTGCCGAATGATAAAAAATACGCCAGAAACCAAAGATATTCCTGTTTTGTTACTGACAGGGTTGGAAGCTGAGCGTGATAAACAAGCAGGATTTGATGCAGGCTGCGATGATTACATTATTAAACCGTATTCATTGCCACTATTAATCGAAAAAATATCCCATTATGTTGGAAGATAA
- the hrpA gene encoding ATP-dependent RNA helicase HrpA, with protein sequence MAQAARELYRSLKQCLNKDQFFFKRRLDGLKKIKNEDKHAKALAEVTQAIEKSIATRAERLANLPKVSYPETLPVSQKKDDIKDAIANNQVVIVAGETGSGKTTQLPKICLELGRGAAGFIGHTQPRRLAARTVANRIAEELDCPLGQGVGFKIRFNDQVSDKTAVKLMTDGILLAEIQHDRFLNQYDTIIIDEAHERSLNIDFILGYLKNLLPRRPDLKVIITSATIDPERFSKHFNDAPIIEVSGRTFPVDVRYRPITDVDKDEMEAEGDQLQGIFDAVDELIEEGPGDILIFMNGEREIRDTAEALSKRKLKHTEVLPLYSRLSNAEQNKIFASHSGRRIVLSTNVAETSLTVPGIKYVIDPGTARISRYSYRTKVQRLPIEAISQASANQRKGRCGRVQAGVCIRLYSEEDFLGRPEFTDPEILRTNLASVILQMLALGLGDISEFPFVQPPDNRNITDGLRLLEELEAVNEVKAGKTPKLTQSGRALSRLPVDPRLAKMVLAAKSFNSMFEVIVIVAALSIQDPRERPRDKKAQSEEKHQRFNEPDSDFMSFLNLWRYLEEQQQALSNNQFRRMCQQEFLAYMRVREWQDLVYQLTNACQEMDFKINDNPAASDDIHQALLAGLLSHIGFKDEDRSYKGARNSRFHVFPGSSLFKKSPKWLMSAELVETSKLFARMNAKIDLKWVEPLAQHLIKRSYSEPHWEKKPGCVIALEQQTLYGLIIVNQRRAVYSKIDPILSRELFIREALVNQDLGRNEGFLKHNLALVEDIQSLENKARRRDILVDDQTLFEFYDKKIPQHVNNRNDFAHWWKKQQKEQADFLNMSRDDLMMHQANHISASDYPDVWQQERLMLPLEYHFEPGQPVDGVALQIPLPLLNQVQETGFDWHIPAFRHELITALIKSLPKSTRRNFVPAPNYADAVMATLEPMQGKFIDAVSHKLLKMTGVRIDENEWDYSALASHLRIVFEVRDDKGTLLARNHSLQALKDQLQGKVTDTLSKVAEKGIEKTNLIEWDFGELPAAYVKKQAGYEIKAFPALVDKKSSTAVELFDSQIKADQAHKQGLRRLILLNIPSPIKYLQQKLPNKAKLGLYFNPFGQIKDLIDDCIAAGVDELCPDFALIRDDAQFMVAKEKVRGELGDTVVQIATDVEQVLSLANGIHKRLKGKVDLSMITAHGDVKQQLSTLIFKGFVCEFGASKMKDLVRYLQAIERRLEKLPIDPNRDRLCVLELDKVAEIYKAEVNKVPKGHALPDELQNIFWMQQELRVSLFAQTLGTPYPVSAKRVLNAITDLK encoded by the coding sequence ATGGCGCAGGCAGCTCGTGAGTTATATCGCTCGTTAAAACAGTGTTTAAACAAAGATCAGTTTTTCTTTAAACGTCGTTTAGACGGACTAAAAAAAATAAAAAATGAAGATAAACACGCCAAGGCCCTTGCCGAGGTGACACAAGCTATCGAAAAAAGTATCGCCACGCGCGCAGAGCGTTTAGCCAATTTACCTAAGGTTTCTTATCCTGAAACCTTGCCAGTCAGTCAGAAAAAAGATGACATTAAAGACGCCATCGCCAACAACCAAGTGGTGATTGTAGCTGGTGAAACCGGCTCAGGAAAAACCACTCAGCTGCCAAAAATTTGTTTAGAGCTTGGCCGAGGTGCGGCAGGATTTATTGGCCATACTCAACCAAGACGACTGGCAGCGCGTACCGTAGCCAACCGTATTGCTGAAGAACTCGACTGCCCACTTGGCCAAGGGGTGGGTTTTAAAATTCGATTTAACGATCAAGTGTCAGACAAAACCGCAGTTAAATTGATGACCGACGGTATTTTATTGGCCGAAATTCAGCATGATCGTTTTTTAAATCAATATGATACAATCATTATAGATGAAGCGCACGAGCGCAGCTTAAACATTGATTTTATCTTAGGTTATCTTAAAAACTTGTTACCCCGTCGTCCTGATTTAAAAGTCATTATTACCTCGGCAACCATTGATCCGGAGCGTTTTTCTAAGCATTTTAATGATGCGCCTATTATCGAAGTGTCAGGGCGCACCTTCCCGGTCGATGTGCGTTATCGCCCAATTACCGATGTTGATAAAGACGAAATGGAAGCCGAAGGGGATCAGCTGCAGGGGATTTTTGATGCAGTTGATGAACTCATTGAAGAAGGCCCCGGTGACATCCTGATTTTTATGAATGGTGAGCGCGAAATTCGCGATACCGCCGAAGCGCTAAGCAAACGTAAACTCAAGCACACTGAAGTGCTGCCGCTGTATTCGCGTTTATCAAACGCAGAGCAAAATAAAATTTTTGCCAGCCACTCAGGACGACGCATTGTCTTGTCGACCAATGTGGCCGAAACCTCGTTAACCGTGCCGGGCATTAAGTACGTGATTGATCCGGGCACTGCGCGCATCAGCCGCTACAGTTATCGCACTAAAGTACAACGATTACCCATCGAAGCCATTTCGCAAGCTTCTGCCAATCAGCGAAAAGGGCGCTGTGGTCGTGTACAAGCGGGGGTGTGTATTCGGTTGTATTCAGAAGAGGACTTTTTAGGTCGCCCAGAATTTACCGATCCTGAAATCCTACGCACGAACCTCGCGTCAGTTATTTTGCAAATGCTGGCTTTGGGACTCGGTGACATCAGTGAGTTTCCATTTGTGCAGCCACCGGATAACCGCAATATCACTGATGGCTTACGCTTACTTGAAGAGCTCGAAGCGGTCAACGAAGTTAAAGCGGGCAAAACACCTAAACTGACACAATCCGGTCGTGCACTCAGTCGCTTGCCGGTTGATCCGCGTTTAGCAAAAATGGTGCTGGCTGCCAAATCGTTTAATTCGATGTTCGAAGTGATCGTGATTGTTGCGGCACTGTCGATTCAAGATCCACGTGAACGCCCACGAGACAAAAAAGCCCAAAGCGAAGAAAAACATCAGCGTTTCAATGAGCCAGACTCTGATTTCATGTCGTTTTTGAATCTGTGGCGTTACCTTGAAGAGCAGCAACAAGCGCTTTCGAATAATCAATTTAGACGCATGTGCCAGCAAGAATTTTTAGCTTATATGCGGGTTCGCGAATGGCAAGATTTAGTCTATCAACTGACCAATGCTTGCCAAGAAATGGACTTTAAAATTAACGACAATCCGGCCGCGAGCGATGATATTCATCAAGCTTTGTTGGCAGGGCTTCTGAGCCACATTGGTTTTAAAGATGAAGACCGAAGCTATAAAGGCGCACGGAACTCGCGTTTTCATGTTTTCCCTGGGTCGAGTTTATTTAAAAAGAGCCCAAAATGGTTGATGTCGGCAGAATTGGTTGAGACCAGTAAATTATTTGCGCGCATGAATGCCAAAATTGACCTGAAATGGGTTGAGCCACTGGCACAACATCTCATTAAACGCAGTTACTCTGAGCCGCACTGGGAGAAAAAGCCGGGCTGTGTTATTGCGCTTGAGCAACAGACTCTTTACGGGCTGATTATTGTCAACCAGCGCCGTGCAGTGTATAGCAAAATTGACCCGATCCTCAGCCGTGAGTTGTTTATCCGTGAAGCATTGGTCAATCAAGACCTTGGTCGCAATGAAGGGTTTTTAAAACATAATTTAGCTTTAGTTGAAGACATTCAAAGCCTTGAAAATAAAGCGCGTCGCCGTGACATTTTGGTCGATGATCAGACCTTATTTGAATTTTACGATAAGAAAATTCCACAGCACGTTAATAATCGCAATGACTTTGCACATTGGTGGAAAAAGCAGCAAAAAGAACAGGCTGATTTTTTAAACATGAGCCGCGATGATTTAATGATGCATCAAGCCAATCATATCAGCGCATCCGATTACCCCGATGTGTGGCAGCAAGAGCGTTTAATGCTGCCGCTCGAGTATCATTTTGAGCCCGGTCAGCCCGTTGATGGCGTTGCACTGCAAATTCCACTGCCTTTGCTGAACCAAGTACAAGAAACCGGATTTGATTGGCATATTCCGGCATTTCGTCATGAGTTAATTACCGCATTAATTAAATCGCTGCCTAAATCTACGCGCCGTAATTTTGTGCCAGCACCTAACTATGCCGATGCAGTGATGGCAACACTCGAGCCAATGCAAGGCAAGTTTATTGATGCGGTGAGTCATAAATTATTGAAAATGACTGGTGTACGGATTGATGAAAATGAATGGGATTACAGTGCACTGGCTTCGCATTTACGCATTGTGTTTGAAGTACGTGATGACAAAGGGACATTGTTGGCTCGTAACCACAGCTTACAAGCACTCAAAGATCAACTACAAGGTAAAGTGACTGACACTTTGTCAAAAGTGGCCGAAAAGGGCATTGAAAAAACCAATCTTATCGAATGGGATTTTGGTGAGTTACCAGCGGCGTACGTGAAAAAACAAGCGGGTTATGAAATTAAGGCGTTCCCAGCATTAGTCGATAAAAAATCCAGTACTGCGGTGGAATTGTTTGATTCGCAAATCAAGGCAGATCAAGCTCATAAGCAAGGGTTACGTCGCTTAATTTTACTCAATATTCCATCGCCAATTAAATACTTGCAGCAAAAACTGCCCAATAAAGCCAAGCTAGGTTTGTACTTTAATCCGTTTGGTCAAATTAAAGATTTAATTGACGACTGTATCGCTGCTGGTGTGGATGAATTGTGCCCTGATTTTGCGCTTATTCGTGATGACGCGCAGTTTATGGTCGCCAAAGAAAAAGTGCGTGGCGAGCTTGGCGATACTGTCGTGCAAATTGCCACTGATGTGGAGCAAGTGCTGAGTTTAGCCAATGGGATCCATAAACGTTTAAAAGGCAAAGTGGACTTAAGCATGATCACCGCACACGGTGATGTTAAACAACAGTTATCTACATTGATTTTCAAAGGCTTTGTCTGTGAATTCGGCGCATCTAAAATGAAAGACTTAGTGCGTTATTTACAAGCAATCGAACGCCGATTAGAGAAACTGCCTATCGATCCAAATCGTGATCGTTTGTGTGTGCTCGAGCTCGATAAAGTGGCTGAGATCTATAAAGCTGAGGTTAATAAAGTCCCCAAAGGGCACGCGTTACCTGATGAGCTGCAGAATATTTTTTGGATGCAACAGGAACTGCGAGTGTCGCTTTTTGCGCAAACCTTAGGGACACCGTACCCTGTTTCGGCAAAAAGAGTGCTAAATGCGATAACTGATCTAAAATAA
- a CDS encoding DUF2937 family protein: MAHSFIQRCTHKLASYLRLSLFMLGVLVGVQVPGFVDQYGKNLEARLLESSQALKQFQADADKFFDGDISKLIAYYQDKNDAVFNAGANSITAIASRQAMLKQAWQDFNQSTLMQFQHVALAPINDIRSQVWQSYEYLIVLNPLAIGFGLVAGLLMAIIIDLVSGFLLLIVRSLSRSKQSAQS; encoded by the coding sequence ATGGCACACTCCTTCATACAGCGTTGCACTCATAAACTAGCCAGTTACCTGCGCTTATCGTTATTTATGCTGGGCGTGTTAGTTGGCGTGCAAGTTCCCGGATTTGTTGACCAATATGGTAAAAACCTCGAAGCTCGTTTGCTTGAGTCCTCCCAAGCTTTGAAGCAATTCCAAGCTGATGCCGATAAATTTTTTGATGGCGATATCAGCAAACTGATTGCTTATTATCAAGATAAAAACGATGCTGTGTTTAATGCTGGCGCCAATAGCATTACCGCTATCGCCTCGCGTCAAGCGATGCTCAAACAAGCTTGGCAGGATTTTAACCAATCAACTTTAATGCAATTTCAACACGTCGCCCTCGCCCCCATTAATGACATTCGTAGCCAAGTTTGGCAAAGCTACGAGTATCTGATTGTATTAAATCCCCTCGCGATTGGCTTTGGCTTAGTGGCAGGGCTGTTAATGGCGATTATCATCGACCTAGTCAGCGGCTTTTTGTTATTGATTGTTCGTAGCCTAAGCAGGTCGAAACAATCAGCTCAGTCTTAA